ACGTTGGTCGGGATGCCGCCCATCTGGTAGTGGATGGTCGGCACGACGGGGATGGGTTCCTTCGTGATGTCGACGTTGGCGAAGTTGTGGCCGATCTCCAGCACCGACGGCAGTCGCTTGGCGATGGTGTCGCCGCCCAGGTGGGTCATGTCCAGGACGACGTAGTCCTTGTTGGGACCGCAGCCGCGACCTTCCTTGATCTCCTGGTCCATGCAGCGCGAGACGAAGTCGCGCGGTGCCAGGTCTTTCAGCGTCGGGGCGTAGCGCTCCATGAAGCGCTCGCCGTTGGCGTTGCGCAGGATCGCGCCCTCGCCGCGGCAGCCTTCGGTCAGCAGCACGCCCGCGCCGGCCACGCCGGTCGGGTGGAACTGCCAGAACTCCATGTCCTGCAGCGGGATGTCGGCGCGCGCCGCCATGCCCAGGCCGTCGCCGGTGTTGATGAAGGCGTTGGTCGACGCGGCGAAGATGCGGCCGGCACCGCCGGTGGCCAGCAGCACGGTCTTCGCTTCGAGGATGTGGACCTCGCCCGTCTCCATCTCCAGCGCGGTCACGCCGACGCAGTCGCCGTCGGCGTCGCGGATCAGGTCCAGCGCCATCCACTCGACGAAGAAGTTGGTGCGGGCCTTGACGTTCTGCTGGTACAGCGTGTGCAGCAGCGCGTGGCCGGTGCGGTCGGCCGCGGCGCAGGCGCGCTGGACCGGCTTCTCGCCGTAGTTGGCGGTGTGGCCGCCGAACGGACGCTGATAGATCGTGCCGTCCGGGTTGCGGTCGAACGGCATGCCGAAGTGTTCGAGCTCGTAGACGACCTTGGGCGCTTCACGGCACATGAACTCGATGGCGTCCTGGTCACCCAGCCAGTCCGAGCCCTTCACGGTGTCGTAGAAGTGGTAATGCCAGTTGTCCTCGGACATGTTCCCCAGGCTGGCGCCGATGCCGCCTTGAGCGGCCACGGTGTGCGAGCGGGTGGGGAAAACCTTGGACAGGACGGCCACGTTCAGGCCGGCCAGCGACAGTTGCAGCGACGCGCGCATGCCGGAGCCGCCGGCACCGACGATCACCACATCGAATTTGCGCTTGGGCAGCGAGGTTCCGATTTGCATTTCTTACAGCCTCCAGAGCACTTGGATCGCCCAACCCGCGCAACCCGTCAACCACACCAGCGTGAACGTGTGCAGGAACAGCCGCACGCCCACCGGTTTCACGTAATCCATCCAGATGTCGCGCACGCCGACCCAGGCGTGATACGCCAGGGACACGATCAGCGCGAAGGTCAGGAACTTCATCCATTGCTTGCTGAAGATGCCGGCCCACAGGTCGTAGCCGATCGCCTGGCTGGTGAACAGCACTTGCGCGAGCAGCACGATGGTGAACAGCGCCATGAGCAGCGCGGTGGCGCGCTGGATCATCCAGTCGCGCAGACCGTAGTGCGCACCGGTGACGATGCGCTTGGTTCCGTAGGTTGTCATTGTTGATTTGCCTCTTGGGTCAATCGTCGGAATTCAGTCCGACCGCACGGCCCGCGCCGCCCGGTCGCGGCGTGATCAGTACAGGCCGAACAGCTTGGCGCCGAGTGCCAGCGTCAGCACGACGCTCAAGGCCAGCGTCACGACGGCGCTGATGTGGCCCTGCGCCTTGCTCACGCTGTGCGTCGCGTCCATCCACAGGTGGCGCACGCCGGCGATGAAGTGGTGCAGGTAGCCCCAGATCAGGCCCAGCGTCACGAGCTTGATGAACCAGCCCGGCAGGAAGCCGATGCCGGACACGAAGGCCGCGGTGAAGGTCTCGTACGAGATCTCCGACGTGAGGCTGGTGTCGAACATCCAGATCACGAACGGGAGCAGGAAGAACATCAGCAGGCCGCTGATGCGATGCAGGATGGAGACGATGCCGGCCGGGGGCAGGCGGTACGCCACGATCTGCGTGACATGGATGTTGGTGTAGACCGGTCGATTCTTCTTGGTGGCTTGGGTGGCGTCCGTCATGTCCGACCTTGTAATCAATGTGAAACCCGAAGATTTTATGGCAACGCAACACCCCTCAAGGGTGTCCTGGGCGCATCTCGTCTTCTGGCGTTGCCATGAAAACGTCAGCGCCGCTACGCGAAAGCATCAGTTCAGGCTGTTGCGATAAAAGTGGTGGGAAGTGTTGTAGAGACCGCGGCGCAACTCCACCGGCTTGTCGCCGTAGGTGAAGGAGAGCCGCTCCACGCTCAGCAGCGGACTGCCGGGCGCTACCTGCAGCAGCGCGGCGGCGTCTTCCTCCGCCGCGACCGCACGGATCTTTTCCTGCGCCCGGATCATGGGCACGTTGAATTCGGTTTCGAGCAGGCTGTAGAACGGGCCGCGATGCTCGAGCAGCCGCTCGGTCGTCAGTCCCTTGAACAGCGCGCCGGGCAGCCAGATGTCGTCCAGCACGACCGGATGGCCGCCGCTGTGCAGCAGGCGGCGGATCTCGATCATGGGATCGCCGGCGCGCAGCTGCATCAGCTTGGCGATGAAGGCCGGCGCGCGCTGGCGCTTGCAGTCGAGCAGCTGGCGGCCGAGCGACGAGGCCTCCTCGGCATCCGGCGTCAGCCGCAGGAAGCGGTATTGCTGCTGCTGTTCCGCATGGGTGGCGACGAAGGTGCCCTTCCCCTGCTTGCGGACCAGCAGGTTGTCGGCGGCAAGTTCATCGACGGCCTTGCGCACGGTGCCCTGGCTCACTCCGAAGCGGGCCGCCAGGTCCATCTCGCTGGGGATGGTCTCCCCCGCCTTCCACTCGCCGGCCTGCAGCCCCTTCAGGATCAGTCCCTTGATCTGGCGATACAGCGGGCTGAACGAGGGCGCGGCTTCCGCGCGCGCCAGCTCATTGAGCGGCGTGACGGGGTGGACCGGGGCGGGGGGCGACATGGGGCGCGATTCGAGCACAAACCCGGAGAGAGCGTCCACCCTGAGGAGGGAGTCCGAGCGGATTAGTCTTATATAAGACAGAAGAGTGTCAGTTCCACGCAATGCTTGTGCGCTACTTTTGGGGGCATCTCCCCACTCCGGTGGGCGAAGAAGACCCTTTCGCGATCCGTGCCGGGGCCGCGCTGTCCTACACTTGCCGCCGCTGGCGCGGACTGCGCCTCACGCATCATTCACTCGCACTTCTCGGAGACCCTGATGAGCAAGAAACCCGTTCGCGTCGCCGTCACCGGCGCCGCCGGCCAGATCGGCTATGCCCTGCTGTTCCGCATCGCTTCCGGCGAGATGCTGGGCAAGGACCAGCCCGTCATCCTGCAGCTGCTGGAGATCCCCGACGAGAAGGCCCAGAACGCGCTCAAGGGCGTGATCATGGAGCTGGAAGACTGCGCCTTCCCGCTGCTGGCCGGCATCGAGGCCCACAGCGACCCGATGACCGCCTTCAAGGACACCGACTACGCGCTGCTGGTCGGCTCGCGTCCGCGCGGCCCGGGCATGGAACGCGCCGAACTGCTGTCGATCAACGGCGCCATCTTCACCACGCAGGGCAAGGCCCTGAACGCCGTGGCCTCGCGCAACGTCAAGGTGCTGGTGGTCGGCAACCCGGCCAACACCAACGCCTACATCGCGATGAAGTCGGCCCCGGACCTGCCGGCCAAGAACTTCACCGCCATGCTGCGTCTGGACCACAACCGCGCCGCCTCGCAGATCGCCGCCAAGACCGGCAAGCCGGTCGCCGGCATCGAGAAGCTGGCCGTGTGGGGCAACCACTCGCCGACGATGTACGCGGACTACCGCTTCGCCACCATCGACGGCCAGTCGGTCAAGGCGCTCATCAACGATGAAGAGTGGAACCGTACGACCTTCCTGCCGACCGTCGGCAAGCGCGGCGCCGCGATCATCGCCGCCCGCGGCCTGTCGTCGGCCGCCTCGGCCGCCAACGCCGCCATCGACCACATGCGCGACTGGGCCCTGGGCACCAACGGCAAGTGGGTCACGATGGGCATCCCGTCGGACGGCTCCTACGGCATCCCGAAGGAAGTCATGTTCGGCTACCCGGTGACGGTCGAGAACGGCGAGTACAAGATCGTCCAAGGCCTGGAGATCGACGAGTTCTCGCAAGCCGCGATCAAGAAGACGCTGGACGAACTGCTCGAAGAGCAGAACGGCGTCAAGCACTTGCTCTGAACCACCCCTACCGCCTTCGGCGGCCCCTCAAGGGGCGGCTCCGAGGCCTGGCAAAGCCAGATCCTCGTGCCCTGCTTGAACAGGACCAGGCTTCGCCGGTCCGTCGCTGAAGGCAGTATCGTTGGGCCGACCTTCGCAAGAAGGCCGGCCCTTCTTCTTTCCAGATCCCTCATCACGCTGCCTCGCATGACCACCCTCCTCACTCCCGCCCAGGCCCTGTTCGAAGAAGGTCAGGCGCCTGTCGTGCTGCCGGTCGTCGATCACTACTGCGGCGTCGAGGCGCGCATGGTCAAGAGCCTCGAGCTGCAGGTGCGGATGGGGCCAGTCTTTGACATCACGCTCGATTGCGAGGACGGCGCGCCCGTCGGCGGCGAGGCCGAGCACATGCTGCTGGTGCTGCATCTGCTGAACGGCTCGCTGAACGCACATGGCCGCGTGGGCGTGCGGGTGCATCCGTTCAAGCACCCGGCCTTCGAGGCCGACGTCGAGGCGGTGATCGCCGGCGGCGGCGAGAAGCTTGCCTTCCTGATGATCCCGAAGCCCGAAGGCATCGAGGACCTGAGCCGCGCGATCGCATTCATCGACGACAGCCTGAAGCGCCACGCGATCAGGAAGCCGCTGCCGCTGCACACGCTGATCGAAACCCACGGCGCGCTGCGCGACGTGATGGCGATCGCGGCACATCCGCGCATCGAATCGCTCTCGTTCGGCCTGATGGACTTCGTGTCAGCGCATCGCGGTGCGATCCCGCGCTCGGCGCTGACGGTCGAGGGCCAGTTCACGCACCCGCTGGTGCAGCGCGCGAAACTGGCGATCTCCGCCGCGGCACACAGCTACGCGAAAACCCCGTCGCACTGCGTCGTCACCGAATTCAAGAGCGAGCGCGCGATCCAGCACGCTGCCGAGCGCGCCGCACGCGAGTTCGGCTACACGCGGATGTGGAGCATCCACCCGAACCAGATCCAGCCGATCATCGATGCCTTCGCGCCCAGCGTCGCCGAGATCGACGAAGCCATCGACATCCTGCAGGCCGCACAGGCCGCGCAATGGGCGCCGATCCAACATCGGGACATGCTCCACGACCGCGCGAGTTACCGCCTGTTCTGGCATCTTCTGCAGCGCGCCCACGGCACCGGACAGACCCTGCCGACAGAGGTGGAGCAGGCGTGGTTTGCGCCGTATCCATCGCCCCTGTGACCGCGCCGCGACCCAGGAAAGCCCCGTGAAGACCCTAGCAACGTTCAACCGTTTGACACATTAAATCCCCGCTTCAGGGGACGCAGGCGCGGTCACAATCCCGCATCGCCGAGCCCCGGCACTTCGTTTTTCCGGTCGATGCTTCGGCCGGCGATTCAAGTTTCACAGGTCCAACTTCCACGCCCTCCCCATGCGACTGACCGCCCTCCTCCTGTCCGGCGCCGCTGCCGCCGCGCTGACGCTGACCACCGGCATCGCCGCCGCCCAGCCCGCTGCCAGCAACAGCACCGCCAAGCCTGCCGCTCCGGCCAAGCCCGCCGCCGCCAAGCCCGCGCCGGCGAAGACCGCCGCCAAGAAGCCGGCCGCCAAGACGCCCGTCCCGCCGCCTCCGCTGCCGGAAGCGAACGAGGAGCAGCTGGCCGCCGCCAAGCGCGCCTACCTCGGCCTGTACGAGTGCGAGTTCAAGCAGTCGATCACCATCGAGCCGAACGCCAAGGACCTGGGCTACATCAACGTGGCCTTCAAGAAGGACACCTTCGTGATGAAGCCTGTGCTGTCGACCACCGGCGCGCTGCGCCTGGAAGACGTCACCGGCCGCACGCTGATGGTCCAGATCGCCAACAAGTCGATGCTGCTGGACGTGAAGGCCGGCCAGCGCCTGGTCGACGAATGCGTCCACCCGGAACAGCGCGCCGCCATCGAAGCCGCGCGCGCCTCGTCGGCGCCCGCCGGCGGCGGCCTGGGCATCACGCCGAGCGCCCAGTAAAGCAACACCCTCGCCGATCAAAGCCGCCCTCGAGGCGGCTTTTTCTTGGCCGCCGCCCGCGGACTTGCCCCGTTGTTATCCCTACCGCGACGGTCGGGCTTCGTGAGGCGGCGCTGGCTTTCGAAACCCGAAAGTACGTACAATTCATGCATACTTTCTGGCTCATACCTACGGTGCGCTTGCGTACCGACGGTCATGAAAACGCCGGAGCCGTCGTCTAATCTCCCAGCACTGCCAGGAGCCCGCATGGAAGCCACCGTCGCCGAACGAGGTCAGATCACGCTGCCCAAGGCCGTCCGCGACGCGCTGGGCCTGACCAAGGGCACGACGCTCAAGGTCGAGCTCGACGGCGCGCGCATCATCCTGCGCAAGAACGTGGACGACGCCATCTCCCGCGCCCGCGGCCGCTTCAAGCTGCCCGAAGGCACCGCCACCGACGACGTGATGCGCGACCTCCGCGGCCGCGCCCCGGATGAGGCGACCGGGGAAGCCGCCGACGACGGCAAGGACGCCTGATCCGATGATCGCCGTCGACAGCTCCGTCCTCATCGACCTCCTGGGCGACGCGCCCGGCGCGGACGCGGCCGAAGCCGCCCTGCGCCTGGCGCTCTCCAGCGGTCCGGTGGTGCTGTGCGACGTCGTGCTGTCCGAGGTGACCGCCGGCCTGGGCCACGGCTCCGAGGTGATGGACGCGCTGGAGGAGATGGGCCTGAGCTTCCTGGCCATCGACCAGCGCGCGGCGATCCGCGCGGGCGAGATGCAACGCAAGTTCAAGCAACGGTTCGCGGACAAGGGCGGCGCGGCGAAGACCGACGCCGCCGCCTCGTCGCGCGCCATGCCCGACTTCCTGGTGGGTGCGCACGCGATGCTGCAGTGCGACGGCCTGATCACCCGCGACCAGGGATTCTTCCGAGACTATTTCAAGGGCCTCAAGGTCATCGTGCCCAGCGCGCCGTGACCGAGGACAGACCCGCCTTCCCCGACGTTTTCCGACCCAAGCAAAGACCACAGAGACTGGAGTTCGCATGCTGCAAGCCTACCGCCAACACGAAGCCGAACGCGCCGCGCTCGGCATCCCGCCGCTGCCACTGGACGCCAAGCAGGTGGCCGAGCTGATCGAACTGATCAAGACCCCGCCCGCCGGTGAAGGCGCCTTCCTGCTGGACCTGCTGACCCACCGCGTGCCCCCGGGCGTGGACGACGCCGCCAAGGTCAAGGCCAGCTTCCTGGCCGCCGTCGCGCACGGCGACCTGAAGGTGGAGCTGATCTCCAAGGCCAAGGCCACCGAGCTGCTGGGCACCATGGTCGGCGGCTACAACGTGCATCCGCTGATCGAGCTGCTGGACGACGCCGAAGTCGCCGGCGTCGCCGCCGCGGGTCTGAAGAAGACCCTGCTGATGTTCGACTACTTCAACGACGTCGCGAGCAAGGCCAAGGCGGGCAACGCCAAGGCCCAGGAAGTGATGAAGAGCTGGGCCGACGCCGAGTGGTTCACCTCGCGCCCTGAAGTCGAAAAGAAGATCACCGTCACCGTCTTCAAGGTCCCCGGCGAAACCAACACCGACGACCTGTCGCCGGCGCCGGACGCCTGGAGCCGCCCGGACATCCCGCTGCACTACCTGGCGATGCTGAAGAACACGCGCCCTGACGCGGCCTTCAAGCCCGAGGAAGACGGCAAGCGCGGCCCGATGCAGTTCCTCGAGGAACTGAAGAAGAAGGGCCACGTCGTGGCCTACGTCGGCGACGTCGTCGGCACGGGCTCGTCGCGCAAGTCGGCGACCAACTCCGTCATCTGGGCCACGGGCCAGGACATCCCCTTCGTCCCGAACAAGCGCTTCGGCGGCGTGACGCTGGGCGGCAAGATCGCGCCCATCTTCTTCAACACGCAGGAAGACTCGGGCTCGCTGCCGATCGAAGTGGAAGTGGGCGGCCTGGAGATGGGCGACGTCATCGACGTGCTGCCCTACGACGGCAAGCTGGTGAAGAACGGCCAGACCGTCGCCGAGTTCAAGCTCAAGAGCGACGTGCTGTTCGACGAAGTCCGCGCCGGCGGCCGGATCAACCTGATCATCGGCCGCTCGCTGACCGCCAAGGCGCGTGAGTTCCTGGGCCTGCCGGCCTCGACGCTGTTCCGCCTGCCGCAGGCGCCGGCTGAAACGAAGGCCGGCTTCACGCTGGCGCAGAAGATGGTCGGCCGCGCGGTCGGTCTGCCTGAGGGACAGGGCGTGCGCCCGGGCACCTACTGCGAACCCAAGATGACGACCGTCGGTTCGCAGGACACGACCGGCCCGATGACCCGCGACGAGCTGAAGGACCTGGCCTGCCTGGGCTTCTCGGCCGACCTGGTGATGCAGTCCTTCTGCCACACCGCCGCGTATCCGAAGCCGGTGGACGTGAAGACGCACCGCGAGCTGCCCGCCTTCATCTCCAACCGCGGCGGCGTGTCCCTGCGTCCGGGCGACGGCGTGATCCACAGCTGGCTGAACCGCCTGCTGCTGCCCGACACCGTCGGCACCGGCGGCGACTCGCACACGCGGTTCCCGATCGGCATCTCGTTCCCGGCGGGTTCGGGCCTGGTCGCCTTCGGCGCGGCCACCGGCGTGATGCCGCTGGACATGCCGGAATCGGTGCTGGTGCGCTTCAAGGGTGAGATGCAGCCGGGCGTGACGCTGCGCGACCTGGTGCATGCGATCCCGCTGTATGCGCTCAAGGCCGGTCTGCTGACGGTGGCCAAGGCCGGCAAGAAGAACATCTTCTCGGGCCGCATCCTGGAGATCGAAGGTCTGCCCGACCTGAAGGTCGAACAGGCGTTCGAGCTGTCCGACGCCTCGGCCGAGCGCTCCGCGGCCGGCTGCACGATCAAGCTGAATCCGGCGCCGATCAAGGAGTACCTGAGCTCCAACGTCGTCCTGATGAAGAACATGATCGCCGACGGCTACGCCGACGCGAAGACGCTGCAGCGCCGCATCGAGAAGGTCGAAGCCTGGCTGGCCAAGCCCGACCTGCTGGAAGCGGACAAGGACGCCGAATACGCGGCCGTGATCGAGATCGACCTGGCCGACATCACCGAGCCGATCGTCTGCTGCCCGAACGACCCGGACGACGCCAAGGTGCTGTCCGAAGTCGCCGGCACGAAGATCGACGAGGCCTTCATCGGCTCGTGCATGACCAACATCGGTCACTTCCGCGCGGCGGCCAAGCTGCTGGGCGGCCAGCGCGACATCCCGGTCAAGCTGTGGGTCGCGCCGCCGACCAAGATGGACCAGAGCGAGCTGATCAAGGAAGGCCATTACGCCGCCTTCGGAACGGCCGGTGCGCGCACCGAGATGCCGGGCTGCTCGCTGTGCATGGGCAACCAGGCGCAGGTCCGCGAGGGCGCGACGGTGATCTCCACCTCCACGCGCAACTTCCCCAACCGTCTGGGCAAGAACACCAACGTGTTCCTGGGCTCGGCGGAACTGGCCGCGATCGCCTCGCGTCTGGGCCGCCTGCCGACCAAGGAGGAGTACCTCAAGGACATGGGCGTCATCGACGCCGACAAGGCCAGCGTCTACCGCTACATGAACTTCGACCAGATCGAGGAATACGCGGAAACGGCCAAGACGGTCGCGTGATGCGACGAGCGACCTGACGGTCGCTCCATCTCGAGACCGGCGGGGGAGTTTGAGTCCCCTGCCCCTCGCCAAAGAACAAGGGCCCGGAGGTGCGAACCCCCGGGCCCTTTGCATTGCGCTCGTATCGGGAGGCCTCAGCCGCCGATGACGCCGCACGCGACGCGCGCTCCGCCACCGCCCAGCGGCGCGGGATGGTCGGAGTGGTTGTCACCGCCCATGTGGACCATCAGCGCGTGGCCCTTCACTTCGTCGATCTTCTTCAGACGCGGCGACAGCACCGGGTTCGTCGACTGGCCGTCGTGCGCGACGTACAGCGGCGGCAGATCGCCGAGGTGCCCGTCGCCCCACGGCTCGCCGTGATGCTTGCTGCCGAGCGGGTCGAAGTGTCCGCCGGCGGCGCCGGCCGGCGTCACCGTGCCGTTGGCCGTGGACGGCGCGCACGACGGGTTCTCATGCACGTGGAAGCCGTGAACGCCGTGGGGCAGTCCGGTCAACTGCGGATAGAACGCCAGGCCGTAGGGCGTCTCGACGATGCGCACCGTGCCGGCAGAGGCGCCGGGGCCGTCGGGCTGGGCCATGGACAGATTGACGGTCAGCTCGGCGGCGTGGGCGGCCGACACGGCGGCACCGGACACGAGCAGGCCCAGGCACAACGACTTCACGAGGTTCATTCAAAGCTCCTTGCGGGGGAACGGGAGAGAGGAAAAGAGGAAGCGCGGATCGGAGGCTTACCAGCCGCCCTTGGCCACGTACTTGTTGCCGTTGGCCTGGTAGCGCGCGATGGCCTCCTTGAGGTCGGTGTGCTGCTCGCAGGACGACTTGCATTCAGTGGCCAGCGACGCCAGACGGGCCTGCGCCTTCGGCAGGTCGCCCTTCATCAGGTAGAGCTCGCCCGAGTACTCCAGCGCGTTGCGGTGATGCGGGTCGATGCGCAGCGCCTCGTCGTAGTAGCGCTCCGACGCGGCCAGATCCGGATTGCCGGCCTTGCGCGACACGTAGCCCATCAGGTTGTTCCAGTCCGCGCTGCGGCGGTCGTCGACGCGCTTGAGTTCGTCGCGAGCGGCTTCCCACTGACGTGCTTCGATCAGTTGACGCGCGGTGGCCAGGCGGTTCACCGCGGGCGCGGGAGCGGCCGATTGCGGCGGCGCCATGTCGGCGGCCTGCGCGGATGGGAGGGAACCGGCCAGCGCCCAGACGGCGGCCACCAGGGACAGCAGCTTCATAGTCTTCATGTGTTGCTCCTCGAGCGTGATGCAGGACATCCTGCTTCTTGACTTACGGGACTGTGATGACGGCGGACGCACCCGATATCGAAAAATCGCTGTAACGATTCGTGGAGCGCGCGAGACCTGACCCCGCCCTCACGCGCTCACCGGAACATCACCGGGGCCTCACCACACCTTGACGCAGGCGCCTTCGAGCACGAACGCCGATGGCGTCGCCGGTGCCGGACCATCGCTCGCCTCCAGGCTGATCGCCACGCGACCCACGCTGAAGAAGAGCTTCTCGGATTCAGCAGGCAACGCGATCTGCGTCTGGCCCGATGGCGAGACCGTGCCGACCACGAACGGCGCACCGTCCTTCGGAACGGCCCACAGCGTGGCGCGACGACCTTCAGGCACGGCGATGGGACGCAACACCTTCACGGTGAGCAGCTTGCCGTGGCGCTTGGAACTCACGACGACGGACGGCGGCGAGTCCTGCGCGCTCAGCACGCCGACGTAGCTCGCGGGCAGCGCTTCCGACGCGGGCTCCAGGCCCACGGTGGTCGGCACCGTCTTGACGAGGACCACCGCGAGCAGCAGCCCGGCGAGGACACCGCCGGCCGCGCGACCGGTGAGCCAGCCCAGCACGGCGCTGAGGCCGCCGCTCGGCCTGGGCTGTTTGCTGGTCTGCTTGCTGGCCTGTTTCGATTCTTGAGCTCGCGGGAACAGGCGCTGCTCGATGCCCTGCCACGTCGTGACGGGCGGCTGGATGAGCACCGGCGTGCGTTCCATCACCGCGATGCGTTGCTCCCACTGCGCGACCGCGAGCGCGATCGGCCGGGAGTCACGCATCAGCGTGACGAAGCGACGCCGCGCGGGTCCTTGCAGCGTGCCCAGCACGTACTCGCGCGAGAGGTGTTCCAGCAGCTCGGGACGGTTGTAGTTCATGGCGTGGCCACTCCGCCGGCTTCGAGGCAGGCCTTGAGGCGATCGAGCCCCCGCCGCACCCACGCCTTGATCGTGCCGAGCGGCGCATGCAGCGCCTCGGCGATCTCGGTGTGGACCATGCCGCGGTAGTAGGCCAGCGCCAACGCCTGACGCTGCTGCGCGGACAGCGCCTGCATGCAGGCGCCGATGCGGGCGTCGGCCAGGTTCTGCTCGAGCAGCTGCAGCGGCTCGCCGGCCGCGTCCGCCGGCACGGCGAGCGCGTCCTCGTCGAGCTCGACCGAGTGCTCGTCCTCGTTCCGGCGCGAGCGCAGCTGGTCGATGGCCTTGTTGCGGACGACGTTGATCATCCAGGTCATCGGCGTGCCGGCCTCGGGCCGATAGCCCTGCGCGTGGTGCCAGATGCTCACGTAAGCCTCCTGGAGGTTCTCCTCCGCGCGCTGTTCGTTCCTCAACATACGCAAGGAGACGGAGAACAGATGCGCGCTCGTCAGCCGATAGAGGAGCTCGAAGGCCGCGCGGTCGCGCAGCGCCACGCGGGCCATCAGGTGGGGGAGGTCTTGATTCGCTGGCATCACCGGGGGACTCACTGCGAGGACCCGGGATGATCCGTCAAGACGGCGCTCACCGCGACGGGGCGACACCCCAAAAGAGGTAGTCGGCGCTGTAGCCGATGCGGACGGTGCGGCCCGTGGCCGCGGCGACGCACTCCGAGGCCGGCGGAGCGACACCGCCCACGGTGTTGATGCGCTGCACCGCGTCGACGGGATCGAGACCGCCGACGCCGCTGCGCGACTTCACCGACAGCAGCAGCCAGGGAATGGCGCCCGCCGTGGGCGCCGGGGAAGAGGCCTTGACCTGGCCGACGATGCGGGAGCCGTCCTCCAGGCGCCAGAACGGGCCGGCGCCGTGGTCGCCGACCTTGGCGCCGCTGGCGTTGAACAAGGTCGCCTCGGGCCCGCGGAACTGCCACTCCCAAGCGCTGTTCGCACCCTGCGCGCATTCGTAGATCTGGACGCCAGTGGCGTGGACCTGCAGGAGCAGGCGCGAGCCGTCCGCGGGGCGCAACGTCGCAGGGACCTCAGGGATCTTGATGGCGATGGCGTTCCCGGCCGCGGTCGGCTCATCCGGCAGACGGGACAGCTCGTCCGCGGACGGTCGGGAAGCCTGCGCGCTCGCGCAGGTCGCGATGGCGACGGCGAGCAGGGGAAAAACGGTAGCGGCGATTCGCATCATGGAAATCTCCTTGTCGGATGGCAGAAGGCGCGGCTTGAGTGCCGCACATCATCCACTTACGGCGACAGGTCCAGGACGGATGCACCTGAATCGCAAGAATCGGAGTTTCCGGATTCCCCCTCCCCGACACAGTCATGCCAAGCATGAATCGAACCGACACGCGTCACCGGACAGGGGGATGAAGACATCATGGATACGGACATTGCGGACCTTGCCGGTCCTGCGGGACAGGCACCGGAGCGGACCATCGGCGCCGCATCGGTCCTCACGCGCGGACTGCTGGAGTCGGGGAGGCTCGACGCCCTCGCCGCGGCGGACGATCCCCAGACGCGTCTCGTCACCGAGCACGAGCGCCTGGCGTCGCTGCGGGAAACGCTCGCGGTCCGGCCGCACGGCGACGTCTGGATCTTCGGCTACGGCTCGCTGGTGTGGAACCCCGCGATGGCCGCCGTGGAGCGGCGCGTCGCCCGGGTGGACGGCTGGCATCGCGCCTTCTGCCTGTCGACCACGGCGCTGCGCGCGACGGCGGACCGGCCCGGCGTGATGCTTTCGCTGGACCGCGGCGGTTCCTGCCACGGCGCGGCCTATCGGCTCGCGGATGACGTCGTCGAACGGGAGCTGCGCCTGCTGTGGCGCCGGGAGATGGTGATCGCCGGCTACGTGCCGCGATGGGTACAGCCCGTCGACGCCCATGGCGTCCCCATCGGAAACGCCATTGCCTTCACCACCGATGCCTCACATCCCCACTATGCGGGCGGACTCGGCGAGGACTGCATCGCCCACCGCCTGT
This genomic stretch from Mitsuaria sp. 7 harbors:
- a CDS encoding AbrB/MazE/SpoVT family DNA-binding domain-containing protein: MEATVAERGQITLPKAVRDALGLTKGTTLKVELDGARIILRKNVDDAISRARGRFKLPEGTATDDVMRDLRGRAPDEATGEAADDGKDA
- a CDS encoding type II toxin-antitoxin system VapC family toxin → MIAVDSSVLIDLLGDAPGADAAEAALRLALSSGPVVLCDVVLSEVTAGLGHGSEVMDALEEMGLSFLAIDQRAAIRAGEMQRKFKQRFADKGGAAKTDAAASSRAMPDFLVGAHAMLQCDGLITRDQGFFRDYFKGLKVIVPSAP
- the acnB gene encoding bifunctional aconitate hydratase 2/2-methylisocitrate dehydratase; this encodes MLQAYRQHEAERAALGIPPLPLDAKQVAELIELIKTPPAGEGAFLLDLLTHRVPPGVDDAAKVKASFLAAVAHGDLKVELISKAKATELLGTMVGGYNVHPLIELLDDAEVAGVAAAGLKKTLLMFDYFNDVASKAKAGNAKAQEVMKSWADAEWFTSRPEVEKKITVTVFKVPGETNTDDLSPAPDAWSRPDIPLHYLAMLKNTRPDAAFKPEEDGKRGPMQFLEELKKKGHVVAYVGDVVGTGSSRKSATNSVIWATGQDIPFVPNKRFGGVTLGGKIAPIFFNTQEDSGSLPIEVEVGGLEMGDVIDVLPYDGKLVKNGQTVAEFKLKSDVLFDEVRAGGRINLIIGRSLTAKAREFLGLPASTLFRLPQAPAETKAGFTLAQKMVGRAVGLPEGQGVRPGTYCEPKMTTVGSQDTTGPMTRDELKDLACLGFSADLVMQSFCHTAAYPKPVDVKTHRELPAFISNRGGVSLRPGDGVIHSWLNRLLLPDTVGTGGDSHTRFPIGISFPAGSGLVAFGAATGVMPLDMPESVLVRFKGEMQPGVTLRDLVHAIPLYALKAGLLTVAKAGKKNIFSGRILEIEGLPDLKVEQAFELSDASAERSAAGCTIKLNPAPIKEYLSSNVVLMKNMIADGYADAKTLQRRIEKVEAWLAKPDLLEADKDAEYAAVIEIDLADITEPIVCCPNDPDDAKVLSEVAGTKIDEAFIGSCMTNIGHFRAAAKLLGGQRDIPVKLWVAPPTKMDQSELIKEGHYAAFGTAGARTEMPGCSLCMGNQAQVREGATVISTSTRNFPNRLGKNTNVFLGSAELAAIASRLGRLPTKEEYLKDMGVIDADKASVYRYMNFDQIEEYAETAKTVA
- the sodC gene encoding superoxide dismutase family protein — protein: MNLVKSLCLGLLVSGAAVSAAHAAELTVNLSMAQPDGPGASAGTVRIVETPYGLAFYPQLTGLPHGVHGFHVHENPSCAPSTANGTVTPAGAAGGHFDPLGSKHHGEPWGDGHLGDLPPLYVAHDGQSTNPVLSPRLKKIDEVKGHALMVHMGGDNHSDHPAPLGGGGARVACGVIGG
- a CDS encoding lipopolysaccharide assembly protein LapB; the encoded protein is MKTMKLLSLVAAVWALAGSLPSAQAADMAPPQSAAPAPAVNRLATARQLIEARQWEAARDELKRVDDRRSADWNNLMGYVSRKAGNPDLAASERYYDEALRIDPHHRNALEYSGELYLMKGDLPKAQARLASLATECKSSCEQHTDLKEAIARYQANGNKYVAKGGW
- a CDS encoding anti-sigma factor domain-containing protein — translated: MNYNRPELLEHLSREYVLGTLQGPARRRFVTLMRDSRPIALAVAQWEQRIAVMERTPVLIQPPVTTWQGIEQRLFPRAQESKQASKQTSKQPRPSGGLSAVLGWLTGRAAGGVLAGLLLAVVLVKTVPTTVGLEPASEALPASYVGVLSAQDSPPSVVVSSKRHGKLLTVKVLRPIAVPEGRRATLWAVPKDGAPFVVGTVSPSGQTQIALPAESEKLFFSVGRVAISLEASDGPAPATPSAFVLEGACVKVW